The following DNA comes from Mycobacterium sp. MS1601.
TCGACGAATTTCGGCGACCAGCTCGGCGAATCCCGCACCACCACCCGCTCGATGGTCTCGCCCGCATTCAGCGACCACTCGAACGCCCGGTCGCAGAGCAGCTGGATCAGAGCCTCCTGCCGGTTCTCGGCGAGCATCGTCGCGAGCACCCGGCCCGCTGGCGGTCCCCACTGCGGTTCGGCGATTCGACGCACGATCATCTTGTCGATGACCTGCTGGACGTCCTCGTCGCGCAGCAGCTCCACACCGACACGCAGCACCGTCGCCGACTCCGCGGCCACCCGAGTTGCATTGGCAGGCTCGGCCAGCCACTTTCCCAGACGACCCGCGATCTCGGCGTCCCGGATCTTGGTCTCCACCACCTGCGGGGACAGGAAGTTCTCGCGGACGAAGTTACCCAACCCCTCCCCCAGCTGATCTTTCTTGCGCCGGATGATCGCGGTGTGCGGGATCGGGATGCCGAGTGGATGCTTGAACAGCGCGGTGACAGCGAACCAGTCCGCCAGCGCACCCACCATCCCCGCTTCGGCGGCGGCACGCACGTAGCCCACCCAGGCATCCGCGCCCTGGGACTGCGCATAGGTGCACACCAGGAAGATGACGGTGGCCGCAATCAGAAAGCCCAGCGCCACCAGCTTCATACGCCGCAACGCGGTCCGGCGTTGCGCGTCGGCAGCAGAGTCGGCGCCGGCGAACGATTCAGCCAACGACGGGCGCTCCAGCGGGTTTCTCACGACCACATCTCCATCATCCGTCATGGGTTGATCGGCATTCCGGTTCGACGCCGTCCAGTTACTGTGACGACGTCTGCGGACCAGATCCGGCTCGCCGGGCCGATGCGCACTATCATCGGGTCCGAACCAGAGAAACGGATGAGCACGACAGTGGCACAACAGCCCGAGGCCGGACCCGCGAAAGTCGACGGTCGCAAACGGCGCTGGCACCAGCACAAGGTGGAGCGTCGAAACGAACTCGTCGACGGCACCCTCGGCGCCATCCGCCGCCAGGGTCGCGACATCAGCATGGACGAGATAGCTGCGGAAATCGGCGTCTCCAAGACCGTGTTGTACCGCTACTTCGTCGACAAGAACGACCTCACCACCGCGGTGATGATGCGCTTCGTGCAGACGACTCTGATCCCCAACATGGCCGCCGCGCTGTCAACCCATCTGGATGGCTACGCCCTGACCCGCGAGATCATCAGGGTGTACGTCGAGACTGTGGCCGCAGAACCAGAAATCTATCCTTTTGTCTTCGCAAACAGCTCTGCCAGCAAAAGCAAAGTGATCGCCGACAGCGAACGGATCATCGCCGGAATGCTCGCCGTGATGTTCCGCAGGCGCATGCAGAAAGAGGGCATGGACACCAAAGGTGTCGAGCCGTGGGCCTACATGATCGTCGGCGGCGTTCAGCTGGCCACCCACTCGTGGATGTCGCATCGGCGGATGAGCTCCGACGAGTTGATCGACTACCTTTCCATGCTCTCGTGGAGCGCATTGAGCGGGATCGTCGAAAGCGGTGGCTCGCTGGCACGTTTCAACAGCCAGCCGCATCCGTCACCGGAGTTGCCGCCGTCCACAGGCGCTGATCTATAGGCTGGACGCCCATGACCGACCTGCCCTCCCAGTGGACCCACGAACCACACAAAGTGCTCGCCTTCCGCCCGGGGGACAAGGTCTCCGAGATCGATGCCGGCGCCACTCCTGGGTTCAAGGGCAGCAAGGCCGACGCCCCCGCGCTGCAGGCCGAGCGCAATGATCGTTTTGCCGGACTGCAGGAAATGCTCTACGCCAACAGCCGCTCCGGTGACACCAGGTCGGTCCTGCTGGTTCTGCAAGGCATGGACACCGCAGGCAAAGGCGGCATCGTCAAACACGTGGTGGGCGCGGGCAACCCGCAGGGCATCCGCTACACCAGCTTCGGTGCGCCCACCCCCGAGGAGCTGTCACATCACTACTTGTGGCGGATTCACAAAGCCGTGCCCGCGGCGGGCCAGATCGGGGTGTTCGACCGGTCGCACTACGAGGACGTACTGATCGTGCGCGTGCGCAATTTGGTGCCACCGAACATCTGGGCCGGCCGCTACGACGAGATCAACGCGTTCGAGAAGGAGCTCACCGACGAAGGCACCACCATCGTGAAGGTGGCGATGTTCGTCTCGCTGGACGAGCAGAAGAAGCGCCTCGCCGAGCGGCTCGAACGGCCCGACAAGTACTGGAAATACAACCCCGCCGACATCGACGAACGCGCCCTGTGGCCCGCCTACCAGGAGGCCTATCAGGCGGTCCTGGACAAGACCTCCACCGAACATGCGCCCTGGCACGTGGTGCCGTGCGACCGCAAGTGGTACAGCAGACTGGCCATCCTCGAACTGCTCATCGAGGCGCTGAAGTCACTGAACATGAGTTGGCCGCCCGCTGATTTCGACGTGGAAGCCGAGAAGAAGCGGTTGGCCGCCATCTAGCGCTGGGGGCTAGCCCTTTTCCAGCGTGAACTGACCGATGTTGGTGACACCACGACGGAAGAAGTCGGCGCAACCGGTCAGGTACTTCATGTAGCGGTCATAGACTTCCTGACCCTGCATGGCGATGGCCTGATCCTTGGCCGCTTCCAGATTCGCGGCCCACATGTCCAGCGTGCGGGCGTAGTGCGGGCCCAGCAAGTGGGTGCGGGTCAGGTTGAAACCTGAGTCGGCGGCCAGCTTCTCGATGTCCTCGACAGCGGGCAGCTGTCCGCCGGGGAAGATCTCATCACCGATGAACTTCATGAACTTGAGATCGCTGAGAGTCAGCTTGATCCCGTTCTCGCGGAAGAACTGCTGTGTGTGCGCCAGGATGGTGTGCAGCAGCATCACGCCGTCGGCCGGCAAGATGTTGTACGCGCGCTCGAAGAACAGCGGGTAGCGCTCGGCCTTGAAGGCCTCGAACGCGCCGATCGACACGATGCGGTCGACGGGCTCGTTGAACTCTTCCCAGCCCTGCAACCGGATCTCGACGCTGCGCTCGGTGTCGAGCTTGGCCAGCCGCTCGCGGGCCCACTCCGACTGCGCCTTGCTCAAGGTGATGCCGATGACGTTGACGTCGAACTTGGTGATCGCCCGCTCCAGCGCGCCGCCCCAACCGCAGCCGATGTCGAGCAGCGTCATACCGGGTTCGAGGCCCAGCTTGCCCAGCGCCAGGTCGAATTTTGCGTTCTGCGACTCATCGAGATCCATGTCGTCGCGCTCGTAGTACCCACAGGTGTAGCCCATGGTGGGCCCGAGAAACAGCGCGAAGAATTCATTGGAGATGTCGTAGATCGACTGAGATTCTTCGTAGAACGGCGACAGATCCGGTTCGACTACTGACACGCTGCGACAGTCCTTGTGCATAGATTCGTGGTGCTCGGGGCCTGACATGGACGCAATCCTGCGCCTCGGCCGTGTCCCGGCGAGGGCCCTTCGGGCCTACGATTTGTCACCCTAACCAGTGTCACCGGTTAACGCCAATGAATGCATTCCGTGTCGTCAATAGCGGTAGAAGCCCTGTCCGGACTTCTTGCCCAACTGACCTGCCTCGACCATTCGCAGCAGCAGCGAGGGTGCCGAATAGAGCGGTTCTTTGAATTCGTCGAACATCTTGTCGGCGATCAACTTCAAGGTGTCCAGCCCGATCAGATCCGACAGCCGCAGTGGGCCCATCGGATGTGACAACCCGGCCACCACAGCGGTGTCGACGTCCTCGATGGTGGCCACCTTGGCCTCTACCATCCGGATGGCCGCCAAGAGGTAGGGCACCAGCAGGAAGTTCACCACGAAGCCCGAGCGGTCCGAACACTTGACCACCTGCTTGCCGAGCACTTCACCGGCGAACTGCTCGACGCGGGCGACGGCGCCCTGGTCGGTGACCAGAGTGCTGACGAGCTCGACAAGGGGCAGCACCGGCACGGGATTGAAGAAGTGCAGCCCGAGAACCCGGCTTGGGTTCGTCGTGGCCGCTGCGATCTTCATGATCGGGATGCTGGAGGTGTTGGACGCCAGCACCGCCTGCGGATCGGTCACGATGGCATCGAGCTCGGCGAAGATGGCGGTCTTGACGGACTCGTCCTCGATGACGGCTTCGATCACCAGCTGGCGGTCGGCGAGATCGTTGAGGTCGGTGGTGAAACTCAGCCGGGCCAGCGCCGCATCACGGTCCTGCGCGCTGAGCTTGCCCTTGGTGACGGCCTTGTCCAGGGAGCCGGTGATCCGGTCCTTGCCCGCAGCGGTGAAGCGTTCGTCGGTGTCGTAGACCACCACGTCGGCACCGGCCTTGACGGAGACCTCCGCGATGCCCGAGCCCATCTGTCCGGCGCCGACCACACCAACACGTTCGATGCTCACTGATTACCTTTCTGTCGCGAACAGACACAAACTCGCGTGATTCCCAAGGAAATCACGCGAGTTTGTGTCTGTTCAGCGGGGGGCCTTAGCGGCTCAGTGGAACTGACCCTCTTCGGTCGAACCCGCCAGCGCGGTGGTCGACGAGGTGGGATCCACCGTGGTGGCGATCCGGTCGAAGTAGCCGGCGCCCACCTCACGCTGGTGCTTGGTGGCGGTGTAACCGCGCTCCTCGGCGGCGAACTCACGCTCCTGCAGCTCGACGTAGGCACTCATCTGGTTGCGGGCGTAGCCGTAGGCCAGATCGAACATCGAGTAGTTGAGCGCGTGGAAGCCCGCGAGGGTGATGAACTGGAACTTGAAGCCCATGGCGCCCAATTCCTTCTGGAACTTGGCGATGGTGGCGTCGTCCAGATGCTTCTTCCAGTTGAACGACGGCGAGCAGTTGTAGGCCAGCATCTGGTCGGGGAACTCGCTCTTGACGCCCTCGGCGAACTTGCGGGCCAGCTCCAGATCCGGGGTACCGGTTTCCATCCAGATGAGGTCGGAGTACGGCGCGTAGGCCTTGGCCCGGGCGATGCAGGGCTCGAGACCGTTGCGGACCCGGTAGAAGCCTTCCTTGGTGCGCTCACCGGTGATGAACGGCCGATCGCGCTCGTCGACATCCGAGGTGATCAAGGTGGCGGCCTCGGCGTCGGTGCGGGCGATGACGACGGTGGGAACGTCGGCCACGTCGGCGGCCAGGCGCGCCGAGGTCAGCGTGCGGATGTGCTGCTGGGTGGGAATCAGCACCTTGCCACCGAGGTGACCACACTTCTTCTCCGAGGCCAGCTGGTCTTCCCAGTGCGAGCCGGCAACACCGGCGGCGATGAGGGCCTTCTGCAGTTCGTAGACGTTGAGCGCGCCACCGAAACCGGCCTCGCCATCGGCGACGATCGGGGCCAGCCAGTTCTCGACGGAACGGTCACCTTCGACCTTGGCGATCTCGTCGGCACGCAGCAGTGCGTTGTTGATGCGGCGCACCACCTGCGGCACGGAGTTGGCCGGGTACAGGCTCTGATCGGGGTAGGTGTGACCGGAGAGGTTGGCGTCACCGGCAACCTGCCAACCGGACAGGTAGATGGCCTTCAGTCCGGCGCGGACCTGCTGAACAGCCATGTTGCCGGTCAGCGCGCCGAGGGAGTTGACGAACTCCATGTCGTGCAGCTGCTCCCACAGCACCTCGGCACCGCGGCGGGCCAGGGTGTGCTCTTCGACGACGCTGCCCTGCAGGGCCACGACATCGGACGGGCTGTAGTCGCGGGTGATGCCCTTCCAGCGGGGGTTGGTGTCCCAGTCGTGCTGGATCTGCTCGGGCGATTTGGGGGTGCCAACGGTCGACATTGACGGCTCCTCTGAATGTGAAAGTGTGCGGCTGAAACGCCGCGAGAGTGAACGGTCAAGCGCTCTGAACGTTGTCGGGATCGCCGACTTGTTAACGACTGAGCAGCTTCACTGGTGTGCTGTATCCCACGATGCCACTACTCATATGCGCAGGTCCAGCCAATTCGTTGCCAATTTTCGCCACGACCGGTCGGGACTTTGCTAATCCTGTTAAGAACCCTCGGAGCTGAACCGTTTCAGAGGTTACCGACCGGTAACCAGAATCGCGCAGGTCAGGCGGGTAAATAACAGGACAACGGTACTGTTAAACCGAGAACAGGGACGCAACCGCTTTGGTCTCCCCGGCGACCACATATGTGAGCGTCGTTACAGTGCGATCCACCAGATCGGCGCCGAACACCTCGGTGGAGCCGGCCGGATGGACGTGCGACAGGATCTCCAATTTGTCGCCGAGTGCGACCGGCAGATCATGTTCGATGGCCACCCGCAGCGGGCCTTCCAGCAGCTCGGGATGCGAGAACAGGTAGTCCTCGATGACGGTCCAGTAGACCGAGTTGTTCATGTGGTCGAACAGGTCGATGTCGGAGACCCGCACCGGATACTCGCGGATCTCGTCGGCGTCCTCACGCTTGCCGGCCTTGAGATAGGCCTTCCAGCGCAGCCGATCCACCGACGTGGTCTTCTGCAGACCGGCCAGGAAGTCGTCGGAGATGCGCGACGGGCCCTGGGTCTCGCGGTTGATGTTGATCCAGAACGCCTCGGACTCCATCAGCCCACCTTTGCGACCATCGATCCGCACCCGCATCTCACACCAGCGGTTGGAGGTTCCCGAGCACCAGCGCCGCATCCGCAGCATGTCGTTGAACTCGATGGGACGGATCAGATCCACCATGGTGCGGCGGACGATCCACAAGGGATGGGTCTCCTCGAAGCCCAGCTCACGCAGGTGGTCCTGGCCGATGTCCTGGATGTGCCTGCACGCGGCGTCGAACCGCAACCGGCCGGTCCGGTCGATGTCGCCCACCCGCAGCGGCCACTCCCGATCGAAGACGTCCGGATGGGGATCGGGCACCGGCATCATCGTCTTTGCCAGCCCCGAAGCCGCCTGTGTCGTCATCAACGCCCTCTTCGTCAGTTCTTTGGGAGCCCCCCGGCCAGCCTTGAGATTACCCAGGAGCTCGGCCAACACATCACGAAGTAGTTGCCAATCCTGCGAAGAGGACCATTAACAAGCGGGGTAAGCTGGGCGAATGGCCAAGACCTTCGTCGGTTCGCGGGTTCGGCAGCTGCGCACCGAACGCGGCTTCAGCCAAGCGGCGCTCGCCCAGATGTTGGAGATCTCGCCCAGCTACCTCAACCAGATCGAGCACGACGTCCGCCCGCTGACGGTGGCGGTTCTGTTGCGGATCACCGAAGTGTTCGGCGTCGACGCCACCTTCTTTGCCTCCCAGGACGACACCCGCCTGATCGCCGAGCTCCGGGAGGTCACCCTGGACCGGGATCTCGGCGTCGACGTGGACCAGTCCGAACTCGCCGACATCGTGAGTTCACACCCGGCCCTGGCCAAGGCCATGGTGAACCTGCACCAGCGTTACCGCCTGACCAACGCACGACTTGCGGCGGTCACCGAAGACCGCAACGCCGACGGCAGCGGAACCGGGTCGATCTCGATGCCGCACGAAGAGGTACGTGACTACTTCTATCAGCGGCAGAACTACCTGCACGAACTCGACACCGCCGCAGAGGATCTCACCGACCGCATGCGTATGCACCGCGGCGACCTGGCCCGCGACATCGCCCAGCGGCTCGCGCATGTACACGGAGTGCGCATCATCCGGCGCATCGATCTGGGCAACACCGTCCTGCACCGCTACGACCCGGAGACCAAGACCCTCGAGATGAGCGCCCATCTGTCCGGCGGACAACAGGTCTTCAAACTCGCCGTGGAGTTGGCGTATCTGGAGTTCGGTTCTCTCATCGACGATCTGGTGACCGAGGGCAACTTCACCAGCGACGAATCGCGCGTGCTGGCCCGGCTCGGGCTGGCCAACTACTTCGCCGCGGCCGCGGTGCTGCCGTACCGCCAGTTCCACGATGTCGCCGAAGGCTTCCGCTACGACATCGAGCGGTTGTCGGCGTTCTACTCGGTGAGCTACGAAACCATCGCCCATCGGCTGTCGACACTTCAGCGACCGTCGATGCGTGGGGTGCCCTTGTCGTTCGTCCGGGTGGACAGAGCAGGAAACATGTCAAAACGTCAGTCCGCCACAGGATTTCATTTCTCGTCCTCCGGAGGCACGTGTCCTCTGTGGAATGTGTACGAGACCTTCGCCAACCCGGGCAAGATCGGCGTCCAGATCGCCCAGATGCCCGACGGCCGTCACTACATGTGGGTGGCCCGCACCGTGGAGCGACGCGCGTCCCGGTACGGGCAGCCCGGGAAGACCTTCGCCATCGGCCTGGGATGCGAACTGCGCCATGCGAATCGGCTGGTCTACTCGGAGGGGCTCGATCTGTCCGGCAACAATGCCACCCCCATCGGCGCCGGTTGCCGGGTGTGCGAACGCGACAACTGCCCGCAGCGTGCTTTCCCGGCGTTGGGCCGCGCGCTCGACCTCGACGAGCACCGCAGTACCGTCTCCCCCTATTTGGTGAAGCAGTCATGAGCCGAGTCCCGGCCTCCAGCGGGTTCCGCGACGTCGGCCCCATCAACTGGGTGATCTGTCGGTTGGGAGCGCGTGGGATCCGCGCTCCCGAATTCCATCTGTTCAACGCATTCTCGAGGCATTCCACGCTGTTCTGGGCGTGGCTGCCGTTCTCCGGGGTATTGCTGTACTGGGGCCGCCTGTCACGCTTCGAGGCGGAGCTGGTCATCCTACGGGTGGGACATCTGCGCGAGTGTGAGTACGAATTGCAGCAGCACCGCCGGCTCGCCCGCTCCCGCGGTGTGGACGCGGCACTGCAGGCGAAGGTGTTCGAGGGCCCGGATGCCGCCGGCCTGTCTGATCGCCAGCGGGTGTTGTTGCGCGCCACCGACGAGTTCGTACTGTCCCGCCGCGTGACGGCCGAGACGTGGACTGCCCTGTCCGGCTACCTCAACCAGAAGCAGCTGATCGAATTCTGTCTGCTGGCAGGGCAATACGACACTCTGGCCGCGACGATGAACACCCTGCAGCTGCCGCTCGATTTTCCGGACTGAGGTTATCCACAGTTCGGTGTTGATCCACAGGCTGTCGCCGGGGATGTGCTGGATGTCGGTGGTGGAACGTAGATTTCGAACATGCATTCGGAATCGATGGCTTCAGGAGGCGACCCCACCGGGGCACTGTTCGATGCCATCGATGCAGCGCTCACCGAGTTGCTGGCCACGGATCCCCGGCAGAGATCGGTGGCCCAACAGAAAGCAGTACTGGCCCGAGCGCAGCGGGTGATCAATCGCCTTCCCGCTCTGCAGCATCGCGAGATCGTGGCGTTGAAGCAGCAGGCTTCCGCGGCAGAGTTGGGCGACACCCTCGGGCGGGCACTGGCTGATCTGCTGCGTATCACCCGTCGCGACGCCGCCACACTGGTCGACGACGCCGAACACCTCGGACCCCGCACCACGCTGACCGGAGATCCCTTGCAGCCCTGGCTGGCCACCACCGCTGCCGCGCAGGCCGGCGGGGCGATCGGCGCCGGACATGTCGCGGTGATCCGCGGGTTCATGGCCTCGCTGCCCGGACACGTCGGCGTCGCCGCCCGGGAGGAGGCGGAGCAGACGCTGGTCGACAAATCCCGTAGTAAGCGCCCCGATGAACTCAGGGCCACTGCCAACGACCTCTACCTCGAACTCGACCAGGACGGCACCCCACCAACGGAGCCCAAACCGCGGGCACCCAAAGGTGAGTTCCATGTCGGTAAGCAACAGTCTGACGGCCGATCCAAGTTCTGGGGTTACCTGACCCCCGAAAGCCGAGCCACCTGGGAAGCCGTCACCGCCAAATGGGCCTCCCCCGGCGCCTGCAACCCCTCAGATGAAACGCCCTGCATCGACGACGTCACCGCCCAAGCCGCTCAACGAGACGGGCGATCACAACCCCAACGCAATCACGACGCCTTCCTTGCCGTCGGGCGTGCCATGCTGGCCTCCGGCCAACTCGGCAAACACCACGGCCTGCCCGCGACCGTCATCGTCTCCACCACCCTGCGCGAGTTGGAAGCCTCTGTTGGGCTTGGTGTCACCGCGGGCGGTACCCGTCTGCCGGTCCGCGACGTTCTGCGGCTGGCCCGACATGCTCATCACTATTTGGTCATCTACGGCGACCACGGCGAAGTCCTGCATCTTGGGCGCACCAGGCGCATCGCCAGCCCGTCACAACAGATCGTGCTCTACGACCGTGACCGCGGCTGCACCCGACCCGGCTGCACCGTCCCCGGCTACGGCTGCCAAGCCCACCACGCGGTGTTGGACTGGGCCGCCGGCGGACTCACCAACGTCGATGACCTGGCTTTCGCCTGCCCCAGCGACAACAAACTCGTCACCGAAGGCGGGTGGACCACCCGCAAGAACCAACTCGGCGAAACCGAGTGGATACCACCGGCACACCTGGATCACGGCCAACCCCGCGTCAACGACATCCACCACCCCGAACGCCTACATCATCCCAGGACTGCGACACCACCCAGCAGAAGCGGACAACGTCCACCCGCCGAAAAGGACGGCAGCACAGACGAAGACGAAGAACCGAACTGATGCGTTCGCGGGCTCAGCCGACTGGCGGTACGGAACTCGCGGTCGGCCCTGACGTGGTGGGCACCGAAGTGGTGGATGGCGGCACCGTGCTCGGGGCCGTTGACTCACTAGCCGCGCCGTCGGGGTCAGCAGACGAAACCTCCTGCGGTGCACCGCCGAACGTCGTCACCCCCTCTGCTGACACCTCGAAGCCCTGGGTCTGCCCCGCGAGAGTGCCGTAGCAGGCCACGCCGCCCTCAATGGCCATGCACGTGGCGCCCATCTCGCTGACGCGGTAGCCCACCGGCAGCTGCCGAACGGTGCCGGGGTATGCCGGCTTGTCGAACTTGGGATCGTCGGTCTTGCGGATGCCGACGGGGCCAGGGAACTGCGCGAAGACCTCGTTCTCTGCACCACTGGCACCGGGGAGGTTGCCGTTGCAGCCCACCTCTCCGCCGCTGAACATGGCGATGGTGCACGTCAGCCCTGCATCGACGGTGAACACCGGGAAGATGTTCTTGGCGCCGGCACCCACGATGTAGTTGTCGTCACCCACCACGAAGTCGTTCGGGTCCGGGAACCCGTCGGGCAGGCCGGCCGTCGCGGGCCCCACACCGGTCCCGGTCGAAGAGATCTCCAGCCACTGCAACTGATCACCGGAAGACTTGGTACACAACGTCGTCGAACCCTCGCCCACCGCGCAGACGAAGTCCTGGTAGACGATCTTCGAGCCGACCGGCAGTACCCGTGCCGCGCTCCCGGACGGTTTGACGAACTGGGGATTGGCCGTCGCACGCAGGCCACGGTCTGCCACATCGGCGGCGAGCACGATCTCGTTGACCCCCGCGCGGGTGTTCGGCAGGCGCCCGTCGCACCCGGCCGCACCGTGCGCGGGGCGGAT
Coding sequences within:
- a CDS encoding cyclopropane mycolic acid synthase family methyltransferase, whose product is MSVVEPDLSPFYEESQSIYDISNEFFALFLGPTMGYTCGYYERDDMDLDESQNAKFDLALGKLGLEPGMTLLDIGCGWGGALERAITKFDVNVIGITLSKAQSEWARERLAKLDTERSVEIRLQGWEEFNEPVDRIVSIGAFEAFKAERYPLFFERAYNILPADGVMLLHTILAHTQQFFRENGIKLTLSDLKFMKFIGDEIFPGGQLPAVEDIEKLAADSGFNLTRTHLLGPHYARTLDMWAANLEAAKDQAIAMQGQEVYDRYMKYLTGCADFFRRGVTNIGQFTLEKG
- a CDS encoding acyl-[acyl-carrier-protein] thioesterase, producing the protein MTTQAASGLAKTMMPVPDPHPDVFDREWPLRVGDIDRTGRLRFDAACRHIQDIGQDHLRELGFEETHPLWIVRRTMVDLIRPIEFNDMLRMRRWCSGTSNRWCEMRVRIDGRKGGLMESEAFWININRETQGPSRISDDFLAGLQKTTSVDRLRWKAYLKAGKREDADEIREYPVRVSDIDLFDHMNNSVYWTVIEDYLFSHPELLEGPLRVAIEHDLPVALGDKLEILSHVHPAGSTEVFGADLVDRTVTTLTYVVAGETKAVASLFSV
- a CDS encoding DUF445 domain-containing protein, with the protein product MTDDGDVVVRNPLERPSLAESFAGADSAADAQRRTALRRMKLVALGFLIAATVIFLVCTYAQSQGADAWVGYVRAAAEAGMVGALADWFAVTALFKHPLGIPIPHTAIIRRKKDQLGEGLGNFVRENFLSPQVVETKIRDAEIAGRLGKWLAEPANATRVAAESATVLRVGVELLRDEDVQQVIDKMIVRRIAEPQWGPPAGRVLATMLAENRQEALIQLLCDRAFEWSLNAGETIERVVVRDSPSWSPKFVDQLLGDRIHRELMDFTDKVRRNPNHELRQSANRFLFEFANDLQNDPATVAKAESVKEQLMARHEVSKAAETAWRTLKRLVLEGVDDPSSTLRARIAESVVRLGESLCSDADLRDKVDDWIVRGVQHLVSQYGVEITAIITETIERWDAEEASRRIELHVGRDLQFIRINGTVVGALAGLVIYTVAQIIF
- a CDS encoding polyphosphate kinase 2 family protein encodes the protein MTDLPSQWTHEPHKVLAFRPGDKVSEIDAGATPGFKGSKADAPALQAERNDRFAGLQEMLYANSRSGDTRSVLLVLQGMDTAGKGGIVKHVVGAGNPQGIRYTSFGAPTPEELSHHYLWRIHKAVPAAGQIGVFDRSHYEDVLIVRVRNLVPPNIWAGRYDEINAFEKELTDEGTTIVKVAMFVSLDEQKKRLAERLERPDKYWKYNPADIDERALWPAYQEAYQAVLDKTSTEHAPWHVVPCDRKWYSRLAILELLIEALKSLNMSWPPADFDVEAEKKRLAAI
- a CDS encoding carboxymuconolactone decarboxylase family protein, with product MSRVPASSGFRDVGPINWVICRLGARGIRAPEFHLFNAFSRHSTLFWAWLPFSGVLLYWGRLSRFEAELVILRVGHLRECEYELQQHRRLARSRGVDAALQAKVFEGPDAAGLSDRQRVLLRATDEFVLSRRVTAETWTALSGYLNQKQLIEFCLLAGQYDTLAATMNTLQLPLDFPD
- the ramB gene encoding acetate metabolism transcriptional regulator RamB, whose protein sequence is MAKTFVGSRVRQLRTERGFSQAALAQMLEISPSYLNQIEHDVRPLTVAVLLRITEVFGVDATFFASQDDTRLIAELREVTLDRDLGVDVDQSELADIVSSHPALAKAMVNLHQRYRLTNARLAAVTEDRNADGSGTGSISMPHEEVRDYFYQRQNYLHELDTAAEDLTDRMRMHRGDLARDIAQRLAHVHGVRIIRRIDLGNTVLHRYDPETKTLEMSAHLSGGQQVFKLAVELAYLEFGSLIDDLVTEGNFTSDESRVLARLGLANYFAAAAVLPYRQFHDVAEGFRYDIERLSAFYSVSYETIAHRLSTLQRPSMRGVPLSFVRVDRAGNMSKRQSATGFHFSSSGGTCPLWNVYETFANPGKIGVQIAQMPDGRHYMWVARTVERRASRYGQPGKTFAIGLGCELRHANRLVYSEGLDLSGNNATPIGAGCRVCERDNCPQRAFPALGRALDLDEHRSTVSPYLVKQS
- a CDS encoding HNH endonuclease signature motif containing protein, whose translation is MHSESMASGGDPTGALFDAIDAALTELLATDPRQRSVAQQKAVLARAQRVINRLPALQHREIVALKQQASAAELGDTLGRALADLLRITRRDAATLVDDAEHLGPRTTLTGDPLQPWLATTAAAQAGGAIGAGHVAVIRGFMASLPGHVGVAAREEAEQTLVDKSRSKRPDELRATANDLYLELDQDGTPPTEPKPRAPKGEFHVGKQQSDGRSKFWGYLTPESRATWEAVTAKWASPGACNPSDETPCIDDVTAQAAQRDGRSQPQRNHDAFLAVGRAMLASGQLGKHHGLPATVIVSTTLRELEASVGLGVTAGGTRLPVRDVLRLARHAHHYLVIYGDHGEVLHLGRTRRIASPSQQIVLYDRDRGCTRPGCTVPGYGCQAHHAVLDWAAGGLTNVDDLAFACPSDNKLVTEGGWTTRKNQLGETEWIPPAHLDHGQPRVNDIHHPERLHHPRTATPPSRSGQRPPAEKDGSTDEDEEPN
- the aceA gene encoding isocitrate lyase; protein product: MSTVGTPKSPEQIQHDWDTNPRWKGITRDYSPSDVVALQGSVVEEHTLARRGAEVLWEQLHDMEFVNSLGALTGNMAVQQVRAGLKAIYLSGWQVAGDANLSGHTYPDQSLYPANSVPQVVRRINNALLRADEIAKVEGDRSVENWLAPIVADGEAGFGGALNVYELQKALIAAGVAGSHWEDQLASEKKCGHLGGKVLIPTQQHIRTLTSARLAADVADVPTVVIARTDAEAATLITSDVDERDRPFITGERTKEGFYRVRNGLEPCIARAKAYAPYSDLIWMETGTPDLELARKFAEGVKSEFPDQMLAYNCSPSFNWKKHLDDATIAKFQKELGAMGFKFQFITLAGFHALNYSMFDLAYGYARNQMSAYVELQEREFAAEERGYTATKHQREVGAGYFDRIATTVDPTSSTTALAGSTEEGQFH
- a CDS encoding 3-hydroxybutyryl-CoA dehydrogenase, with protein sequence MGSGIAEVSVKAGADVVVYDTDERFTAAGKDRITGSLDKAVTKGKLSAQDRDAALARLSFTTDLNDLADRQLVIEAVIEDESVKTAIFAELDAIVTDPQAVLASNTSSIPIMKIAAATTNPSRVLGLHFFNPVPVLPLVELVSTLVTDQGAVARVEQFAGEVLGKQVVKCSDRSGFVVNFLLVPYLLAAIRMVEAKVATIEDVDTAVVAGLSHPMGPLRLSDLIGLDTLKLIADKMFDEFKEPLYSAPSLLLRMVEAGQLGKKSGQGFYRY
- a CDS encoding TetR/AcrR family transcriptional regulator, whose translation is MSTTVAQQPEAGPAKVDGRKRRWHQHKVERRNELVDGTLGAIRRQGRDISMDEIAAEIGVSKTVLYRYFVDKNDLTTAVMMRFVQTTLIPNMAAALSTHLDGYALTREIIRVYVETVAAEPEIYPFVFANSSASKSKVIADSERIIAGMLAVMFRRRMQKEGMDTKGVEPWAYMIVGGVQLATHSWMSHRRMSSDELIDYLSMLSWSALSGIVESGGSLARFNSQPHPSPELPPSTGADL